The window CTGGCGATTTTTTACTTTTTATAGATACTACCTTAAATCGAACAAATGTATTGTTTGTATTCACATCAAATTCATCATTTTGACTCTTTCCAATGATTTTTTCATTAAAATCACCGATAACTTTATCCTTACCGACCTCTACTGTTATGGTTTTCTCTTCACTCTTTCCTTCAATTTTATACGCAACCTCAACAACATCACCCTCTTGGATTGCACTTTCCTTGGGGAGTAATTCAGTAAATGTATCTTTTAGCTCATCTAATTTTTCGTTGATTTCACCCTCTTTTACTTCTATCAGCTCTTTAATCTTTATTTCGTTAGAAAGGTCTATTTGAATTTCAGGCAAAAACTCAGCAGTAATCTTAAAAACAAACTTTTCATTTGAGATTTCTTTTACATCTACTGAAGGACGAGTAAAAGGCTCTATATTTTCCTTTTCAAGAATTTCTCTAATAGACTTATCAAGCAATACATCGATTGATTCTTCTAAAAGTCGGCTTTCTCCAATATAAGCTGAGCCAATCTCGTAAGGTGCCTTCCCTACCCTAAAGCCAGGAACCCTAACTTTTTCTATCAACTTTTTATAAGATTCTTTCTTAGCTTTTTCAATTTCATCTTTAGTATTGATAACCTCTAAAACAATTCTTGTTTGTGTTTTTTCTTTTACTTCGTATTCCATTTTTCACCTCTTTAAAAAATTCCAAAATATTTTAACAAATAATTTAAAAATAAAAAATGGTGCGAAGGGCGGGAGTTGAACCCGCATGAGTTTCCTCACTGGATCCTAAGTCCAGCGCGTCTGCCAATTCCGCCACCCTCGCACTCAAAATTTTGTATCAATAAAAATGGTGGGTTCTGCGGGGCTCGAACCCGCAACCTACGGATTAAGAGTCCGTTGCTCTACCAGTTGAGCTAAGAACCCACTTATCGCAATTTGGCGCGCCTAGCAGGAGTCGAACCCGCAACCAACGGATCCGAAGTCCGTCGCTCTATCCAATTGAGCTATAGGCGCACCCTGGTGCGCCCAACAGGATTCGAACCTGCGACCTGCGGATTAGGAATCCACTGCTCTGTCCTTCTGAGCTATGGGCGCTTATGGGGTGGGTGAGGAGACTCGAACTCCCAACGGCCGGATCCACAGTCCGGTACTCTAACCAATTGAGCTACACCCACCATAAAATTTTGGCGCGCCCAGCCGGACTCGAACCAGCGACCGACGGATTAGAAATCCGTTGCTCTATCCTACTGAGCTATGGGCGCACCACAATGGTCGGGGCGAGTGGATTCGAACCACCGATCTCATGGTCCCAAACCATGCGCGTTACCAAACTACGCCACACCCCGAGCAACAATATTGTATTAAGATTACAAAAAAAATCAAGTGCTTTTGAAGTATCTATAAACTAATTTAACTATAAAAATGGGGGAAGAAATCCTTCCCCCATTAAAAACTTTAAAAAATTAGAAATACTATCTTATTCCTATACCTCTTTCCTTCTCTGTTCCAGGAATTATATTATCAAGAATTCCAGCTGTTATACCTCCAACAGCCATGCTTGTTCGGAAAATACCATTAAGTATGTTTGCAAGCCATGGTGCTCCAGAAATAACAATTGGATGTGCTTGGATAATTGAAGGTAAACCAAGCCCAAAGAGGAATGAAAATCCAAGAATCATAAGGTTCCTTACAGATGTTACATCTGCTCTTGCGAAAACTTGAACACCAAGAGCACCTATCAAACCAAACAGTGAAAGATATGCCGCACCGATAATTGGTGTTGGCATTGTTCCAATAATTGTGCCAAGTTTCCACAAAAATCCAAGTATGAGAAGAATTACAGCTCCAGTCCTAATAACCCTTCTCGATGCAATACCAGTAAGAGCGACAACTCCAATATTTTCCGTATAAGAAGTAGAACCAACTCCACCTAATACACCTGAAATAATACACCCTAAACCTTCTGATCCTATTCCTTTTGAAATCATCTGAGGAGTTGGATCAGGTAAACCAGATGCATAACTTATACTGTGGTAATCACCGAAAGATTCAATCATAGATGAAGTGTAAGCAGCTAAAATCGCTGCAAATGCAAAAGCATCGAACTTGAAAATATTACCATACCTAAGAGGTCTGGGCCAAACAATCCACGGAGCTTCTGCAATTGACTTGAAGTTGATAAACATTGGATGTCCTTCAGGGAACCACTTTACAAGAGTTCCAAGTAAAGCAAATAGATAGAGCACAACAACTGCAAGGAAGACGGGGAAAGAGTTAATTTTACTATTCTTCACAATCAGAGCAAAGATAAAGATAAGAATAACGCCACCAATTGAAACAGGCCAGAAACTTGATGCCGCATTAACCGCAACAGGTGCTAAGCTAAACCCTATTAACATTATAGTAGGCCCAATTACAACTGGAGTAATTACTTTTTTGAGTAAGCCTATTAAACCTGAGTATCCTACAATTAACTCATAGATACCACCGTAGAATAGTGCACTCCCCATGGCGGTCATCATCTCATTTACACCACCGCCACCTTTTTTAACATTGTCAAAAATTGCTAAAACCGGTGGAATAAAAGAGAAAGAGGAACCTTGAACAATAGGAAGACCGCTACCAATTCTTGAATCGATCTGTAAAAGGGTTGCAATACCCATTACCATGTAAACTGTTGCAATGAGAATACCTGTTTGTTGTGGATCCATTCCCATTGCCTGTGAAAAGAGTATAGGAACAAGTGTTGTTGCACCAAAAAGTGTAAACACATGCTGGAAACCAGCCAAAATCGAAAACCCCCATGGTGGATAAGAATCTACCGGCCATGGCACGACTCTTGTTTCTTTAAATTGTTCTTCAGCCATACTTTACCTCCTTTTAATTTTTTTTTAAAATTCAAACTTTTCTACTCCAATTTTTCCCGACTACCACCTCCTTTCACCTTTTAAAGTGGGAAGATGGAGTCTTCCCACTTTTAATAATTATACGCAAACTATTTCTTAGATTCAAGTAAAGCTTTTATTATTTTTTCAGAGGTAATAGGAGGATTTTTAATTCTTATACCCAATGCATTTTCTACGGCATTTGCAACCGCTGGCATAACAGGAATCATTGTATGCTCCGCTATACCTCTTGCTCCAAATGGACCATCTGGCTGTGGAACTTCAACAATTATTGGATGCATTTCCCTTGGGACATCAAGTGCGGTAGGTAACTTATAATCAGTAAAGTTAGGGTTAAGAATTCTTCCATCTTCTGAGAATTTAACTTCTTCATAAAGCGCAGTCCCCAAGCCTTGCACAAAACCACCAGTTATCTGTTGCTTAACTATATCAGGATTAATGGCTTTACCAGCATCAAAGGCTTCAGCCATTTTTAGAACCTTTATTCTGCCAGTTTC is drawn from Caldisericaceae bacterium and contains these coding sequences:
- a CDS encoding purine/pyrimidine permease yields the protein MAEEQFKETRVVPWPVDSYPPWGFSILAGFQHVFTLFGATTLVPILFSQAMGMDPQQTGILIATVYMVMGIATLLQIDSRIGSGLPIVQGSSFSFIPPVLAIFDNVKKGGGGVNEMMTAMGSALFYGGIYELIVGYSGLIGLLKKVITPVVIGPTIMLIGFSLAPVAVNAASSFWPVSIGGVILIFIFALIVKNSKINSFPVFLAVVVLYLFALLGTLVKWFPEGHPMFINFKSIAEAPWIVWPRPLRYGNIFKFDAFAFAAILAAYTSSMIESFGDYHSISYASGLPDPTPQMISKGIGSEGLGCIISGVLGGVGSTSYTENIGVVALTGIASRRVIRTGAVILLILGFLWKLGTIIGTMPTPIIGAAYLSLFGLIGALGVQVFARADVTSVRNLMILGFSFLFGLGLPSIIQAHPIVISGAPWLANILNGIFRTSMAVGGITAGILDNIIPGTEKERGIGIR